The sequence GTATCCGAAGCTCGGTTCAGAACAGCGATGTGGGTGATTTTGAAGCTCTATTTGAGAATTCTGCACCGACGATTCCTGGCACATCCGCGGATGCGACAAGTCTGCTTCATTATCCTGAATGCCCAGCGGATGACATTGGCGAGGTGGAATTTGTGGACGAATTCGAGCCGGTTGGGGAAGTGGATGAGAATGCCGCCAACGAGGATTTGCTGCTTCAACGCTGGAAGAGCAAGCAAAAGCATTTTCTGATAATTTCTGCAGCGGGCAAACCGATATGGACCCGACACGGAGATGGAGGTCTGATATCAACGTACGTGGGTGTTGTACAGACTATCATATCATTCTATGAAGACTCAAATGATCATCTTCGGAGTTTCGCAGCGGGTGATACGAAGTTTGTATTTGTCACTCGTGGTCCGCTGTATCTCGTCGCCATCAGTCGCATGATGGAAAGCGATAATCAACTACGTCTCCAACTCGAAGCCCTGTATATGCAAATTTTGTCCACTTTGACCCTTCCATCCTTGACTCACTTGTTCTCTGTTCGTCCATCAACCGATTTAAAGAGACCACTGCAAGGCTCGGAGACGCTactttcttctttggcggaCAGCTTCACTCGAGGATCGCCGTCTACCCTCTTGTCGGCGCTGGAGAGCCTCAAATTACGCAAAGTCCACCGACAGACAATCAACAACGCCCTCTTGAAGACGAGAACGAAAAATCTTCTATATGGCTTGGTAGTAGCCGGGGGTCGACTCGTGAGTGTTGTGCGGCCAAAGAAACACTCGCTTCACCCGGGCGATTTGCAGCTCATTTTCAACATGATTTTTGAGGCGGACGGTATCAAagcgggaggaggggaaagctGGGTTCCTGTTTGCCTTCCTGGCTTCAACAGCAGTGGATACCTTTACATGTATGTCAGCTTTTTGAAGCTCCGTGACGGTATAGGCGAGCATGAGGATATCTTGAAAGACGAATCTGTAGCTGTGGTTCTGATAAGCCCAGCCAAAGAGAGCTTCTTTGAGATGCAAGGGATGAGAGATGCGCTCGTTGAGGTAAGGACCAATCTCCGAGGGAGATTCAGGCGGCTAAGACTGACCACTGCTCGCAACCCACAGCAAATGGAGAAAAATGGGAGCATGCAAGTGATTGCGGCTTCAATTGAAAAAGGTCGCCCCGCCACTACGGATATCGTGCCGGGGACGGTACTTCACCATTTCATCTATAAATCCCGAGCAAATGTCCAATTTACAATGTCAACTTATTCCCCAGAATTCACGTCCGACTCGCGCAAACGACGGTAAGTATCTACACCGTTGGGTTGTCAACAAACAAAACAGAGCATGGTTGCAAACACTAAATGTCCGCAGACTgatttcggtatataacaACATTCACTCGAGCATTCACGCCAAGAATAGTCACGTCAAAGTACATCACTGTGTGTCAAGATCTGCCAGTTCTTTTGCCTGGGTTACTCCGATTT comes from Penicillium oxalicum strain HP7-1 chromosome I, whole genome shotgun sequence and encodes:
- a CDS encoding Vacuolar fusion protein mon1 codes for the protein MSNEVWPASALSDPNKEHRCPSPDGFRPPLPQRPTTLSLLNDETASRNVGLQAEATTAVSHAEIETQAPEPGQSHFSTLAVRSLSGGLKAKASLSHLASAKGSETGDSASIRSSVQNSDVGDFEALFENSAPTIPGTSADATSLLHYPECPADDIGEVEFVDEFEPVGEVDENAANEDLLLQRWKSKQKHFLIISAAGKPIWTRHGDGGLISTYVGVVQTIISFYEDSNDHLRSFAAGDTKFVFVTRGPLYLVAISRMMESDNQLRLQLEALYMQILSTLTLPSLTHLFSVRPSTDLKRPLQGSETLLSSLADSFTRGSPSTLLSALESLKLRKVHRQTINNALLKTRTKNLLYGLVVAGGRLVSVVRPKKHSLHPGDLQLIFNMIFEADGIKAGGGESWVPVCLPGFNSSGYLYMYVSFLKLRDGIGEHEDILKDESVAVVLISPAKESFFEMQGMRDALVEQMEKNGSMQVIAASIEKGRPATTDIVPGTVLHHFIYKSRANVQFTMSTYSPEFTSDSRKRRLISVYNNIHSSIHAKNSHVKVHHCVSRSASSFAWVTPIFELYCVAEPNANRNALIQGASKIAQWAQREEERLFIIGGAVF